In the Desulfovibrio subterraneus genome, GGCTCATAGCGCAGGGGGAAACACGCCTGTATTGATCTGCATGGCTGCATGCTGCCGCAGGCGGGCTGCTCCGACATCCACCAGCCCTGCTGCAGAGCTATGCGGGGCTTGTCTCCCGAACCCGATGGGGGTACTGTGTTCACGCGGTACTCGGGTATTATTGCACTCTACCTTAAAAAATATCGGAATTACAAATATATGGAACTTTCCCTTCTCGCGGATTTGTGGGAATATCTGGCCGTGGAAAAGCACGTGCCGGGCAGGCTGTCGCTGAAAGTCGATCTGGCTGTCAGAAACCACCCCAAAGCGGCTACGTTGTCCCGTAGCGGTGTTTCCGGCCTTGCTGCCATCCGCAAGACACGGCTCAATATCTTCACCCGCACGCTTGTGGTGGAGTATGATACGGCGCTGCTGCCCTTTGAACGTCTGGACGGGCTGCTCCGGTGCCCCGATACCGACAGCATGCGGGCAATGGCGCAGCAGATTTCTCTTGCCTGACGGTGACGGTGCGGAGCGTTCAGTAAAAAAAATACTGTACAGTCCGGCCTGCTGCGTTGTTAAGGTGTTACCATAATTATTCCACCAGCCTCCGGCGCCGGCAGTAAATGAGTACAGGAGGAGCCATGGCCGAAAATAATCAGTATCTCACGTTTTCTCTGGCGGAAGAGATTTTCGCGCTCGATATCAGTTCCGTGCGCGAAGTGCTGGAGCTTGCCTCCATCACGCGCATTCCCCGAACCCCCAGCTATATGAGGGGGGTGATCAATCTGCGCGGACACGCTGTGCCCGTGCTGGAACTGAGGCGCAAGTTCGGCATGCCCGCCGTTGAGGACACGGTGAACACCTGTATCATCATTGTCGAGGTGGAGCTGGACGGCGACACCACGATCATTGGTACGCTGGTGGATTCTGTTCGCGAAGTGTTCGAAATGGGGCAGGATACCATCGAGGCCGCACCCCGCATGGGTACGGCCATCAAATCCGAGTTCATCAAGGGTATGGGCAGACAGGGGGAACACTTTGTCATCATACTGGATGTGAACAGGATATTCTCGGCCGAGGAACTGGCGGAAGTCGCTTCGTCGGCTCCTGTCTCAGCTCCGGCAGAGGCAGCGGCGCACCAGATCGCTTCCTAGCAGCGCCTTGCAATGAAAGAAAAGCCGTTCCGGAATATATTCCGGGACGGCTTTTTTGCGTGTGGCTTGTTCTGTTTTGATAAGTATGTCAGATAGTGGCATTCGTTATTGTCAGGCTGAAAAGCAGGAAACCGACAAGCATTTAACGACCGGAACAAGCCATGCCGACGTTATTGAACAGGAAAACAGAAGCCGAGCTTCTGCAGGAACTGGACGCCCTGAAGCGTGAGAATGAACTGCTGCGAATTCGTAACGAGGAACTGTCCGGTTCACTGAGTAGTCTGTCATGTCCGGTTCCCGTGATGCGTTCAGTAAGCGACAATATCCGTGACTCTCTGATGGTGCTCGGCGAGGACGGCCGGATTCTCTATGTCGGAGGGGGATCGCAGGAAACAGCGGAAGCTGATACCGTTGCCGGGCGCAATATCAGGGATATGTTCTCTGAAGATGACGCCCGTTTCCAGGCCTTTGAGGCTGCGCGGACAGGCGGTGGGTGCCTGATCATCGAACAGCGCGGAGGGATCATCAGTGAATGGCGTTCTGCTCCTTTTCTGCTGGACGGAAAGAGACTGGTTGCTATCGTCCTGCTGGACATAACGAACCGGCTTTCCCTGCGTCAGGGGTTTCTGCACACGCAACGCCTGCTCGAGCAACGCGTTGCCTCCCGCAACACGGCGCTGCAGGAGCAGATGCATGAACGGATGCGGGCGGAAGAGGCACTCCGGCGCGAACGGGAGTTCTTTCAGCTCATCCTTGATACGGATTCCAGCTATATTTCGGTTTACGCGGCGGACGGTTCGCCACGGTTGGTAAACAAGGCTTTTGCGGGCCTGTTCGGCTTTTCCGAAGAATGCCTGCCGACAGAGATATTTTCAGATGCATCCCCCGCAAGACTGTTCGGATGCGAGAGGGCGGCACATGTGTGCGCCAGCGGTTGTTCCGAACAGTTCGAATGCGAGCTTGAAGATGAGATGGGTACTTTCCGCTGGTACGATGCCGTCATCAAACCCTTGCCCACTCCCTCCGGCGAGGTGCTGGCGCTGAGCATTGCAACGGATGTCACAGAGCGCAAGGTGGGACAGCTTATTCTGGAGCAGGCGCACAGCGAGCTTGAAGAGCGTGTCAAGGAACGCACTGCGGCACTGGCAGAACTGAATGAACGCCTTGTGCACGAAGCTATGGAACGTCTGGAGGCACAACGGCGCACAGAAGAGAGCGAAGCCTGCTTCAAGAGCCTGTTTTTCACCAACCAGGCCATCAAGATGCTTGTCGAAAGGGAAACGTTGGCCATTCTCGATGCCAACGCCGCAGCCTTGCAGTTTTACGGATACACCCGGGAAGAGATGCTCAGGCTGTCCCTTACCGATATCACGACGACAGACCGTAGCCTTATCCATAAGCGCCATAACACCATTCTTGAGGATGGCAGTGCGCATTTCGAATCGGTGCATAAGCGAAAAGACGGAAGCGTTGTGGATGTGGAGGTGTATTCAGGTGCCGTTGAAGGTGACCTGAGCCGGACAACCTTTTCCATCGTGCATGACATCTCCGAGCGTAAGAGGGCAGAGAGACAGGTTATTGAACAGCGCAACCATCTTACCGCGCTGATGAACGCACTGGCAGACTGTGCCATGCTGCTGGATACGGAGGGCAGGATCATCACGCTTAATACCGCAGCCGCCAAGGTGCTGGATGCGACTGAAGAAGAGCTTGTGGGTGCGAATCTCTTTGGAAGGGTGGCCCCCAAGGATGAAACAACCCTGCGGAGAATCATCGAAATGGTGATGGAAAGCGGTATTCCACGGCGCGAGGAATACTGTTCGGATGATGCCGTGTGGGATGTTACCTGTTACCCCGTGCTGGATATCAAGAGCGCTGTCGGGGGCATTGCTCTCTACGGCAAGGATGTTTCCGCCCGCAAGAAGGCGGAAGAGCGCGTGCGCTGGCTTTCCGCCCGTGTTCTCTCGGCGCAGGAAGATGAGCGCAAGCGCATCGGCCGCGAGCTGCATGACAGCATGGCGCAGACCCTTTCCGGCATCAAGTTCATGATGGAGGCGGATCTTGCCGAAAAGGAACGGGCTGCCCTGCCGCACGATACGCATGTGGCCCGCAAGGTAGTGTCTTTGCTGCAAGGGGCTATAATCGAACTGCGCCGCATCATCATGGACCTGCGCCCCACTGTGCTGGACGATCTTGGCCTGCACTCGGCGTTACGCTGGCTGCAGGATGAATTTTCCACCATGCACGGGCATATAGGCATCCGTCTGCTTACGGATATGCACGAGGAACTGCTGGACGAGCGGCAGAAGTCCGTTCTGTTCCGCATAGCGCAGGAGGCGTTGGCAAATGCCGTGCGCCACAGCGGGGCAGACGCCGTAAGTTTTACGCTGTTGCAGGAAGGGAGGTACTGCTGCCTGACCATTGCCGACAACGGTGTCGGTTTTGATCCGCAGGAATTGTCCGGATCTGGCATAGGGCTTGACAGTATGCGCGAACGCCTTGAACTTGTGGACGGACAGTTGCACATACTTTCGGAAAAGGGCATTGGCACACAGGTGAGGGCGCTGGTGCCCCTGGCAACGTCCGAAACCTCTACCACGACCAGTGCAGGGAGTTAATCTTGTCCGAAGTGAATCCGGTCTGTCAGAGTTTTTGCGAGCACACCGATGCTATAGATGAAGTGCGTGCCTCCATGGCGGACGATGCTCATGTCGCCGCACTTGCAGAGCTGTTCAAACTGCTGGGGGACGGTACCCGCGTGCGCATGCTTCTGGCGCTGGCCAGACGCGAACTGTGCGTGTGCGATCTTACTGCTGTCATAGGCATGTCGCAGTCGGCTGTTTCGCATCAGCTCAGGTATTTGCGGGCGGCCAAGCTGGTTCGTTTCCGCAAGGAAGGCAAGAACGTGTTCTATTCACTGGACGACGATCATGTCACCAGCCTGCTCATGCAGGGACTGGAACATATTCGGGAATAGCACCAGAGGATGTTCATGAAAGAAAAAGCCACCGGAACTGGTGGCTTTTTTATGGTATTATGCCTGATTCTGGCGTTGCCTGCGCTCCCGTGACGGACCGGTGAGTCCCAGATCGTCCAGCACGCAGTAGAGCGCCGGGACGAGAAAGAGCACCATGATCGTGGACATGCCCAGCCCGAAGATGATGCTGCAGGCAAGGGGTATGAGCACCTGTGCCTGAATGCTGGTTTCCGTAAGCAACGGCAGCAGGCCTGCGATGGTGGTCAGCGAGGTGAGTAATACCGCGCGTAGCCGGTTCCGGCTGGCTGCGGGGGCCGCACGCTGAGGCTCCATGCCTTCCTCAAGGCGGAGTTTGAGAAATTCCACCAGCAGAATGGAGTCGTTCACCACGATCCCGGCAAGGGAGATAAAGCCCATCATGGACGGCATGGTCAGGTCGAGCCCCATGAGCATATGCCCCCAAATAACGCCGATAAGCGCCATGGGTATGGCCGTGAGCACGCATATGGGCTCGGAGTAGCTCTTGAACTGAAAACTCAGCAGCATGAATACGCCTGCAATGCCCACTATGAACGCTGTGCTCATGGAACCGCCTGTCTTGGCACCTTCCTTGGCTTCGCCTTCCTGCGACATGCGGATGCCGGGATATTTTTTGAGCAGTTCGGGAATGTAATTGCGCAAGGTGTCGTTGCGTATCTGGTTGGCATTGGCAAGGGCGGTGTTCACGTCCCCTTCCACCGTGACTGTGCGCAAACCGTTCACGCGGGCGATACGTGCCCAGCCCCGGCCGGTTTCAATGTTGACGACGCTGCCGATCGGTATCTGGTTGCCGGCAGCATCCGTGACGTGAAAGTAGTCCAGATCGGCAAGGCTGTCCTTGTCCTTGGGGGCAAGCCGCACGTCCACTTCATAGGATTCACCGTTATGCTGCAGTTCGGTGGCAGTTGCGCCGAAAAATGCAGTGCGAAGCTGAGAGGCGATGCGCCGTGCGTCTATACCCAGAGACTTGGCTCCGTTTTTCAGTGTGGCCCGCAGTTCCGGTTTGCCGGGCCGCAGGTCGTCCTGCAGATCCACCACACCGTTGTATTGTGACAGCCAGAGTTGCAGATCGAGTGAGGCCGCCTTGAGCTGGTGCAGATCTTCGCCCTTGAGCCGGAAACTCAGCGGTACACCGCCGGGGCCGATAACGGGTTCCTTCCACACCATGGAGATGACATCCGGCACCACACCCGTGCGTTCACGCCACATGGCCGTCATGTCGTCAAGGCGGACGGTGCGCTGGTCCGATGCCAGCAGGTCGGCGGATACGGTTACCACGTGCGGGCCGGTTTCATCGGCATCCGAGTTTGTGTTGTAATATATGGCGATATTTTTGATGAGGTGCTGCCCGTCGGGCTGCTGCGGGGCGTATTCGGCATCAATGCTCTTGAGGGCGGCTACCAGCCGTTCTGCCACGACTTCGGTTCGCGCAAGGGGAGTCCCTTGCGGCAGCAGAACGCGGGCTTCCACCTGATCGCCTTCAAGATCGGGGAATACCTTGAATTTCAGGCGGCCGCCCGCCAGCATGCCCACGCTGATGAGCAGCAAAGCGACAACGAAGCCTACAAAGAGGTAGCGCCAGCGGACAACGGCATCTACGGCTTTGCCCAGCTTTTCCTCGCGAAAACGCTCGAACATGGCGTCGAATCGAAGGCGGAAGCGGCTCTGACGGTCCTGCCGCATGCCGCCGAGCGAATGCGCCAGATGGTGAGGCAGAATGAGAAAGGCCTCAACAAGGCTGACCCCCAGCGAAAGAATGAGCACAAAGGGCATGACCCAGAGAACCTTGCCGATATTGCCTTCCATAAACACGGCCAGCGAGCCGAAGATGAGCACTGTGGTGATAAATGATGCGGTAACTCCCGCTGCGACTTCCCGTGTGCCGTCCACCACCGCCTCGAAGGGACGTTTGCCCCTTTTGATATGCGAGGCCACGTTTTCCGCAATGACAATGGCGTCGTCCATGATCAGACCGGTTGCCAGCAGCAGGCCCACCATGGTCATCATGTTGATGGTCATGCCTGTCACCTGCATGCCGTACAGGGAAGCCAGAAAGGAAACCGGCAGCCCCATGGAAACCCAGAAGGCGTATCGGAAGCTGAAGAACAGCCACATGGTGAGAAAAACGAGAACAAGACCCTGCACGCCGTTTTCGAGCAGCATGTTGAGGCGGTCGGAAACAATGTCGGAAACGTTTTTGGTCACGGTCAGGTGCACGCCGGGCGGTGCCTGATGGCGTTCATTTTCCAGAAATGATTCGGCCTCGCTCACAAGGTCCAGCGCATCCTGCTGCTGGGTTTTGTTGATCTGCAGAATGCCCGCACGCAGCCCGTTGAAAATGACCTTGTCTTCGTCCAGCTCGAACCGGTCGGTAATGGTCGCAATGTCGCCGAGCCGTATTTCCGCTCCGGACGAACCGGCCACCACGACCAGTTCTTCAAATTCCTGTATGGTACGCCGCTGGTCCTTGAATCGGATGAGCACGTCACCTGTGTCGGTCTGCAGTGTGCCGCCGGGCAGGTCAAGGCTCTGTGCCGCCACGGTATCAGCAATGTCGGAAGCCGAAAGTCCATACTGCATGAGTGCCTGTGCAGGCACTTCGATGCGAATCTGATGGTCGGAAAAACCGGCCACGGTAACCTGCGTTATGTCGGTTTCGGAAAGCAGCTGCCGTTTGAGCTGATCGCAATAGGCTTTGAGGTCCGGCGCGGACATGGGGCCGGTAACCGCCACGGACATCACGAAATCCAGCCGGTTCAGCTGGGTGATGATGGGCGTTTCCACCTTTTCGGGAAAATCGTCAATGGCATCCACTTCGGTGCGCACATCGTTCAGAAAGCGGTCTATATCGCCGCCTTCGGTCATCTCCGCAATGATCACGGCAGACCCTTCGCGCGCCTCGCTGGTTACCTCTGCCACCTCAGACAGGGCTTCAAGTGCTTCCTCCACCCGTTCGCACACGGATTCTTCCACGTCTTCGGCGGTGGCGCCGGGGTAGAGGATGGAAATCTGCACCTTGTCCGGCGTGAATCTCGGGAATGTCTCGCGCAGCAGCTTGGGGGCCGCAAGCAGGCCCATGAGCAGAAAGGCCGCCATGAGCAGGTTTGCCGCCGTGGGGTGCGAGGTGAAATATTCAAGAATGCGCTTCATCGGACATCCCCTTCACCAAGGGCCTCACGCTTTACCGCCTCCAGC is a window encoding:
- a CDS encoding sensor histidine kinase — translated: MPTLLNRKTEAELLQELDALKRENELLRIRNEELSGSLSSLSCPVPVMRSVSDNIRDSLMVLGEDGRILYVGGGSQETAEADTVAGRNIRDMFSEDDARFQAFEAARTGGGCLIIEQRGGIISEWRSAPFLLDGKRLVAIVLLDITNRLSLRQGFLHTQRLLEQRVASRNTALQEQMHERMRAEEALRREREFFQLILDTDSSYISVYAADGSPRLVNKAFAGLFGFSEECLPTEIFSDASPARLFGCERAAHVCASGCSEQFECELEDEMGTFRWYDAVIKPLPTPSGEVLALSIATDVTERKVGQLILEQAHSELEERVKERTAALAELNERLVHEAMERLEAQRRTEESEACFKSLFFTNQAIKMLVERETLAILDANAAALQFYGYTREEMLRLSLTDITTTDRSLIHKRHNTILEDGSAHFESVHKRKDGSVVDVEVYSGAVEGDLSRTTFSIVHDISERKRAERQVIEQRNHLTALMNALADCAMLLDTEGRIITLNTAAAKVLDATEEELVGANLFGRVAPKDETTLRRIIEMVMESGIPRREEYCSDDAVWDVTCYPVLDIKSAVGGIALYGKDVSARKKAEERVRWLSARVLSAQEDERKRIGRELHDSMAQTLSGIKFMMEADLAEKERAALPHDTHVARKVVSLLQGAIIELRRIIMDLRPTVLDDLGLHSALRWLQDEFSTMHGHIGIRLLTDMHEELLDERQKSVLFRIAQEALANAVRHSGADAVSFTLLQEGRYCCLTIADNGVGFDPQELSGSGIGLDSMRERLELVDGQLHILSEKGIGTQVRALVPLATSETSTTTSAGS
- a CDS encoding ArsR/SmtB family transcription factor encodes the protein MLSEVNPVCQSFCEHTDAIDEVRASMADDAHVAALAELFKLLGDGTRVRMLLALARRELCVCDLTAVIGMSQSAVSHQLRYLRAAKLVRFRKEGKNVFYSLDDDHVTSLLMQGLEHIRE
- a CDS encoding chemotaxis protein CheW gives rise to the protein MAENNQYLTFSLAEEIFALDISSVREVLELASITRIPRTPSYMRGVINLRGHAVPVLELRRKFGMPAVEDTVNTCIIIVEVELDGDTTIIGTLVDSVREVFEMGQDTIEAAPRMGTAIKSEFIKGMGRQGEHFVIILDVNRIFSAEELAEVASSAPVSAPAEAAAHQIAS
- a CDS encoding efflux RND transporter permease subunit; the encoded protein is MKRILEYFTSHPTAANLLMAAFLLMGLLAAPKLLRETFPRFTPDKVQISILYPGATAEDVEESVCERVEEALEALSEVAEVTSEAREGSAVIIAEMTEGGDIDRFLNDVRTEVDAIDDFPEKVETPIITQLNRLDFVMSVAVTGPMSAPDLKAYCDQLKRQLLSETDITQVTVAGFSDHQIRIEVPAQALMQYGLSASDIADTVAAQSLDLPGGTLQTDTGDVLIRFKDQRRTIQEFEELVVVAGSSGAEIRLGDIATITDRFELDEDKVIFNGLRAGILQINKTQQQDALDLVSEAESFLENERHQAPPGVHLTVTKNVSDIVSDRLNMLLENGVQGLVLVFLTMWLFFSFRYAFWVSMGLPVSFLASLYGMQVTGMTINMMTMVGLLLATGLIMDDAIVIAENVASHIKRGKRPFEAVVDGTREVAAGVTASFITTVLIFGSLAVFMEGNIGKVLWVMPFVLILSLGVSLVEAFLILPHHLAHSLGGMRQDRQSRFRLRFDAMFERFREEKLGKAVDAVVRWRYLFVGFVVALLLISVGMLAGGRLKFKVFPDLEGDQVEARVLLPQGTPLARTEVVAERLVAALKSIDAEYAPQQPDGQHLIKNIAIYYNTNSDADETGPHVVTVSADLLASDQRTVRLDDMTAMWRERTGVVPDVISMVWKEPVIGPGGVPLSFRLKGEDLHQLKAASLDLQLWLSQYNGVVDLQDDLRPGKPELRATLKNGAKSLGIDARRIASQLRTAFFGATATELQHNGESYEVDVRLAPKDKDSLADLDYFHVTDAAGNQIPIGSVVNIETGRGWARIARVNGLRTVTVEGDVNTALANANQIRNDTLRNYIPELLKKYPGIRMSQEGEAKEGAKTGGSMSTAFIVGIAGVFMLLSFQFKSYSEPICVLTAIPMALIGVIWGHMLMGLDLTMPSMMGFISLAGIVVNDSILLVEFLKLRLEEGMEPQRAAPAASRNRLRAVLLTSLTTIAGLLPLLTETSIQAQVLIPLACSIIFGLGMSTIMVLFLVPALYCVLDDLGLTGPSRERRQRQNQA